In Salarias fasciatus chromosome 2, fSalaFa1.1, whole genome shotgun sequence, one genomic interval encodes:
- the mgarpa gene encoding protein MGARP isoform X3 gives MFSCRAAWRRCGPVARTAAQRLPRDAVQRRPMSSVPGGSGENILYTVLCSAAAVASVSYAYSTVTSDNERFNERIEQIKARPKTEWVPKPWPPKSQDEEEV, from the exons atgttttcctgcagagcgGCCTGGCGGAGGTGTGGGCCCGTGGCGCGGACAGCGGCCCAGAGGCTGCCCCGGGACG ccgtGCAGCGGCGGCCCATGTCCTCGGTTCCCGGGGGGTCCGGAGAGAACATCCTGTACACGGTGCtgtgcagcgccgccgccgtggcgtCCGTCTCATAC GCGTACAGCACCGTGACCTCGGACAACGAACGCTTCAACGAGCGCATTGAGCAGATCAAGGCCAGACCCAAGACGGAGTGGGTGCCCAAACCGTGGCCCCCCAAGA
- the LOC115398669 gene encoding NADH dehydrogenase [ubiquinone] 1 subunit C1, mitochondrial-like isoform X1 has protein sequence MTFSRLLSPASLLRTAGSRSVFTSSKPDTSRPNWLRVGLAFGASAFLWALLFKQHSSDVREYKVRNGLE, from the exons ATGACTTTCAGCCGGTTATTATCTCCTGCTTCCCTCCTCCGCACag CAGGATCCAGGTCCGTGTTCACCAGCTCCAAACCCGACACCAGCAGACCCAACTGGCTGCGAGTGGGCCTGGCCTTCGGGGCGTCGGCCTTCCTCTGGGCtctg CTCTTCAAGCAGCACAGCTCGGACGTGCGCGAGTACAAAGTGAGGAACGGCCTGGAGtga
- the LOC115398669 gene encoding NADH dehydrogenase [ubiquinone] 1 subunit C1, mitochondrial-like isoform X2 — MTFSRLLSPASLLRTGSRSVFTSSKPDTSRPNWLRVGLAFGASAFLWALLFKQHSSDVREYKVRNGLE, encoded by the exons ATGACTTTCAGCCGGTTATTATCTCCTGCTTCCCTCCTCCGCACag GATCCAGGTCCGTGTTCACCAGCTCCAAACCCGACACCAGCAGACCCAACTGGCTGCGAGTGGGCCTGGCCTTCGGGGCGTCGGCCTTCCTCTGGGCtctg CTCTTCAAGCAGCACAGCTCGGACGTGCGCGAGTACAAAGTGAGGAACGGCCTGGAGtga